The genomic interval CTTATTGCTTTGGGAAAAAAGAAATTCATTAATCATGTTCTGGCAAAAATCTTTCAGGTTTGTATTTCTATAAGTCAATACAACCTGAGAAGAATTAGCTAAGGAAAAAATAGAAGCTCTATTCAAGATGCTATTAATCTTTTTAATGGATTTAGAAATTAAATCATTGTAATGGAGATTAAAGTTTGGCAGATTTGAATACTCTTCACGGATGAACTCATTCGCAGTGTTAATAACCGCTAAAGGAGTTTTTAAATCATGTGAAACGATAGAAATAAAGTTAGTTCTTATTTTATTTAATTCTTTTTCTTTTTCCAGAAGTGTTGTTAATACTGTATTTTTGTATTTAATTTCACTTTGAAGCTTATAAATACATATGTGATTTTTAATGCGGGATATCACTTCATTTTTGTCAAAAGGTTTTGTTATGTAATCAACAGCACCGTATTCAAAACCCTGTACAATTTGAGACTTATTATTAAAAGCTGTTAGGAAAATTATTGGGATTTGTTTTGTTTTTTCGTCTTCTTTAAGTAGTTTGCAGGTCTCAAACCCATCCATTTCCGGCATTTGTATATCTAATAATATCAATTCCGGCATTTGCTTTTGAGCAGCATAGATACCGGATTTACCACTATTGGCAATCGTAACTTTAAAACCCGCTTCCTTTAATGTTTGACCCAGGACAGAAAGGTTCAAAGGATTATCATCAATTATTAAAATACCTTCTTCTGTAGATAGTCTCATAGGATTATTTTATACTTATATAAAGATTTTTATATTATGCAAGCGATTTTTAAATAAAAACTCTATTTATGAAGGACTTGTCATAAAATTATTTTTATATCTCTATAAGACTAACTGCAATATTTCCTGAAAAGCAAACATCTACATCACTTCCTGTTTCTCTCGGCCTTTTCGCATAATCTCCACGATAAAGAGCTCTGCTTCCCTTAATCACATAGTTCATGTCCAGGGGAAGTTTGGAAGCTGTGCAGTAAACAATTTTCGGTTCCTTTTCTCCAGAGAAAATATGGGGTAGATTTACATTCCAGAATGTTTTCTCGGCAAGTGGCTTATTCATCAGTTCTGATAAAACTTGCTTAGTATATCTTTCGCTCATTTCCCAGTTGATGGGGTTTTTATCCCGAATTCTTTGAGAGATAGCTATAGCATTATAGCCCAGAATGGCTGCTTCCCTGGCCGCTGCTGCTGTTCCGGAAATATATAAATCAACACCAAGATTTCCCCCCGCGTTTATCCCGGATAAAACCCAATCAATTTTGTCTTTTAAGAGAAAAGGAAAAAGGCGGACGCAATCTGCCGGAGTTCCATGAATTGCAAATTCAGTTTCTGTTCTTTTTTCGATTTGAAAATCTCTCCCTGTGCTGACCTGATGTCCGCAACCGGATTTCGCTTCATGGGGAGCTACAAAAACTTTATTACCTGAAACACAGTTGAATAAGCTGCGAATTCCGGGTGCCTCAATTCCATCGTCATTTGTCAGTAATATATTCATATTTCATCATGCAGCAGATATTGTTTTAACATTCTTTGGTAGCGCTTGGAGAAAAGTTGATTTTCTTCCGGTTCTTTTAAACCTGCCTTCTTGATTCGCTTTGCATTTTCTCTCAGGCGCTTATCCGGTAAGGGATGTGTGGATAGCATTCCCTGAATGGCTTTTCCAACAACTCCACCCCGATTTTTCTTGTCTCGAACGATATCAAAGAAAAAAGACATAGCACCGGGATAGTAGGGACTATCTTTTAAATAGAGGAAAGCCATTTTATCGGATTCCATCTCATCAAAGCGACTATTGGTAAGGAGAGCCAGATTGCCTGCGAATCGAGTGCCCATTTCAACTAATACGGATGAGGTATCCTGAAGGATGATGGAAAGGATCAGGCTTATCCCTATAGAAGAAAGCATTCTTTGTCTGGCATGACGTTTTTCCGCATGGGCTATTTCGTGTGCCAGAACGGCTGCCAGGCTGGCTTCATTGGGTAAAATTTTTAATAAACCGGTATAAACGTAGATAAAGCCACCGGGAGTACAGAAGGCATTGATCGTTTTGTCGTCATCGAGAATATTTACACGGTAAGGGTAAACTTTCTTCTTCTTTATTGCAGGAGATTTTAAAAGAGTGTTGGTAATCTCCTGAACGTAGTTTCGAATTTTCCAGCCATTGAATATCCTGTATTTCCTTTTATTCCTGCGAATTTCTTTATCTATGGAAGCCCCGATTTTTACATCATCTTTGTCGGAAAAAATAAGGTTTACAGTTCTTTCACAGTTTGTGAATTGAAGGCCTAAAAAGAGAATTAGAATAGTAGTATATAGTTGTTTCATATTATTTCTTGTATCGGAAAAGAATATAACTAATATCATCTTCCGGACTGGATAAAGAGCCCGGACAGAAACTTTCGAGTTCTTCCATTATGAGTTCTGATATTTCCGGAAGACTTTTGTCCAGATTTCCGGCAACAAGGTTGGCCAGATTGGTTTCACTGAATAATTCATCCTGTTTGTTTCGGACTTCTACAAGTCCATCGGTATACAAAAGAAGTAAGGAATTATCAGTAAGCTTAATTTTTGAATTTTCACAATTAGGCGTAATTCCGCTCGTTATCAGCTTTCCTTTTGGTTTAATTAGTTGATACTCTTCTCCGGACTGGAAGAGGATGGCCGGAGGGTGACCCGCACTGGCAAGTTGTAAACGACCTCTCCTTAAATCTATATGACAGGCCATGGCAGTAATAAAATTCCCGGCCAGATTTGCATCGAGGTGTTCATGCAGATCTTTTAAAATTTTAGCCGGATTCTCTTCTTTCGATTCGTCTGCATCGAGTGTCATCTTTACCATGACGGCAAGGAAAGCGGCCCCGATTCCGTGTCCGCAAACATCACAGATAAAGAGATTTAGTTTTTGTCTAAGTCTATTATAACGAAAATCAAGAAAATCTCCACCCAATTTCATCATGGGCCTAAAATTATGAAAGAGTTCAAAATGATTGGTTTCGGGTATTTTTTTAGGTAAAAGAGTGTTATGGATTCTTTGTGCAAGGTCTATTTGTTTTTCTAATTCAAGCTGCTGAATTTTTATCAGGCGGGTTCTCTGCTCTACTTTTTCTTCTAACTGTTGAGTTACTTCTGCTTTTAGTATTTGAATTCTTTGAAGGTTTTCAAGAGCCTCAATTTGGGCAACTTTTTTTTCTTTAAGAATCAAATCTATTTTATCTGCCAGTGCAAAGCCAAGCAATAAAGTTTCTAAAACAGCTCCCAGATGTAAACCGTGGGAAAAAATGGTATAATCAGGAACAAGCCCTAAGTGCCAGCTGATAAATAAAACAATTCCTATGCTGTAAAATATCCAGGCCAGTGCGAAAAACTTTTTATTCGGTTCTTTTTTATATCGAAATTTCTGGTAAATAGCGAAGGATAAAAGTATTAAGAAGATAAATATGGAAAAGAATATTAGAATAGTAAAATAAAATTTGTAAGTAAAAAGAGAAATAACAGCAAAGATAAAACTGAAGAACGTATAGGCTTTCAAAAAAGTGTAGGCTTTTGTATACAAATTGGATAGGTTTAAAAAGGAAATACAGAATAGGGATGCAAAGCTTAAGGAAAGGTTTATAAAAAAGAGCAGGGTATTATTTTGTAGACTGGGCTTTGTCGGCCAGAAGTATTTATAGGAATACCCATCTAAGATTAGAGTAGTAAATAAAATACTGAAAACATACAGGTTGTAGTACAGATAAGCCTTATCCTGTAGTCGTATATAGATGAAGCAATTATATAGGAACATGGCAAGGAGAGTTCCATAAAATATCCCGTGCATTAAAGTTTTTTGGGATTTTAACTCAGTAAAGGTTGCATGATTATATAGTTTTAAACTAATAGGAACGCTACCTTTAGATTGTATTCGGAGCAGAACATCCTGTTTCTTTTGTTTATAGGAAGGGATTCGAAAAATGAAGCCGGGTTCCGGGATTTCTCTTTGATAAAAAGGAAAAAGATCTCCGCTCTCTTTTTTTATAAAAGTTCCTTCTTTGTTCCGGTAGTAGACTTCTATTTTGTCGATAGCAGACCAACCCAGTTCAAGGTAGAGAGGAGACAGGTTCTTTCTATTTTCTATAAAAGAAAATTGTATCCAGCAGGGATTGTCGATAAGCTTTTTAAATATAGAACCCTTATCAGACTTTAGGCCCGGTGGAAAATCGGATCCAGACTGAAAAAAAGATTCAGGTTCTATGGAAAATGGCTTTTTCTCCTTATCCTCAAAAGAAAGACGTATATCCTGTGATAAATTACGAAATATAAAAGAGTCTTCGATTTTAAACGTATTATTTGCTTCAATGTGAAAATATAAAAAGAAATATATTGTAAAAAAAAATAGAATTGAAAAATTTTTGATAATACTCAACATGTTTTTTAGAGAGATTATAAGTAAAGGGTAAAAAGCTTTCCTCAAATAGAAAAGTCTTTTTTTATTCTTGAGTCCAATTTCATTCGTGATGCTACATGCAGATTATAGGTAATTATACAAAAGAGTTATTGCAGGATGAAGAAAAAGCAAGTTTCCTTCATTTCAGATTAAAAGTAGGAGATTTCCGGAGTGCCTGGAAAAAGTGCAGTGTCTTATCCGATTGCATTGCAAAGCTTCAATCCTTTTCCATTCCTGTGAATCGAGAATCTGATTTACCCGATCTGGTGAATGCCTTATCCACAATCTTTAATGAGCTAATCGAGAATGCGATAAAATTTTCAAGCTCTCTCGATGATACCATTGAGGTTCGTATCTACTCCTCTGCCACTTATATCAGGATCCATGTTAAAAATACTCTCTCCGAGGAAAAACTCGAAAATTTTAAAAAGACTTTTGGAGAAATTATCCAGAATCCATCTTCGGTCGAAGAGAAATATTTCTCACGTCTGCAAAAAAACTCGGAGAATGTAGCCGGAACTTCTTCCGGGATCGGTTTATTGATGTTACTTCATGACTTTCCTCTCCGTATGGCAGCCTGTTTTCACGAAGCAAGTGTGGAAGTCGAGACAGAAGTAGATATTAGAACATATAATAACTACGGAATCTACTCCTGAGCTAAAAGGATAGGGTAAAGTGATAACCGGAATAGGTTCTCAGGTTTATTACACAGGTTCTAAAAAGCAAGTATTGACCCTTAATCCCGATTAGTTCATCCTCCAGTATTTTTCCCGGTTTATACGAGACTTTTTTAGATTTATAATCTATAACCGGGTATTCGAGGCTGGTTTCTTTTTTATTCTGGACTTTCGCTTTTTTTTCTTTCAAAAGGATATCCGGAAGTTTTTCGAGGTTTACTCTTCTGAGTTCGGAGAGATTTAGTTCTTCAGGTTTTCCACCTATCATTTTCTGCCAGGAAGTCTTATCATTTAAGGAGTTGGCCAGGAATTTTTCGATTTCTCCGGCGGTTTTTCGGTCCTTGACTTCGAGTATCGGAATGGCCTGAATGGCACCCTGGTCTACCCAGCGTTTAGTGGGAGGTTCTTCCCGTGTAATTCCTACTTTAAGACCGCTGGTATTCGCAAGATAGATGGTATGTTTTTTGATACAATTTTCTTTCCCCCAGTCCGGTTCTCTACAGGTGCCGTGCAGGAAGTGACAGGTTTCCGGATGAACCATGCAGGTATCATTTTTAGCTAATCTGATAAAACAACTATAGCAGGAGTTTCCGAAGGCTTTTTTTGTAGACCGACCGCAGTCTACACAGCGGATAAGGCCGGATAAATAGAATTGTACCTTCTTTCCTAAGAGGGAATTTAGACTGAATTCTGAAGTCTGAAGATTGGCTTCTTCTTTTTGTTTGCCATTACCGGAATAGGTAACATAATTCAGGTAGTAGGTAAGGGGTTGGGTTTCTTCAAAACCCATCATTCTCAAGTATCCTTCCAGCATCATTTCTCCGGGTAAGTCCTACTAACTACCGGTTTAAACCGGTAGTCAAGGAAATTTCGCCCTGTTTTCTTGAGTAGTATCCTTCCAGCATCATTTCTCCGGGTAAAGGTAGTATTTTTTAACGTTTTCCTGGTATAACTTTTCCTTTTTTGCAAAAACCTCGTAAAACGAATCATAAGCGAGGTTGGCGTCTATGCTTTTTCGAAAACCGGGGTTTCCCCAGAGGTTATCCAGAAAGAATTTTCCACTGAATTCTCTCCATTGGAACTCTTCCGGGTGGTATTTTTTAATAGTTTTAATCAGCTCATAGGAAAGTTGGATGGGATCGTAATCATTTTTAAATATACTCAGCTTCATCCCGAAACATATTTCCCCTTTGTATGGACCGAAAGCCGGTTTAAAAAAAACAGACTGAAAGAAGAAATCCCCTTTTGCATTTTTATTGAGTTCGGCTGCAATCTCACTCGCTTTTTTCAAGTAAGGAGCACCAAAGTAAATGAAAGGGGCCTGGGTTCCTCTGCCAACTGAGAGGTTGGTACCTTCTAATAAAACAAGACTATAATAATTTCTGGCAGATTCCAGCCCGGGCAGGTTGGGCGAGGGAGTATACCAGGGAAGACCGCTGGCCTCATACGGAATATTGCGCTTGTAGTTCTCTACTTTTAACACCTTAAGCTTTACCCTCGAGGCTAAGAATTCATGATTATAGTAAAGGGCTGCTTCTCCTATGCTGAGACCGGTTATAAAGGGTAAAGGAAACTCAGCAGCAAAATTTTTATAGGGTTTTTCGAGAGTATCTCCCCGGATTCCGAGCGAAAGACCGGGTGGAATGTGGTCCAGAACAATTAATTCGGTTTTTTCGGATAGAACGTCCATAATGCGTTTTAAAACTGTGAGATAGGTATAACAACGAATTCCCATCCCCTGAACATCAAAAACCACCGCATCCACTTCTTTTAAAAGCGCCTGTAATTGCTTCCGTTTTAGCCTGTAAACGTGATAGGCCGGAACTTCCAGAATCTTATCCTGGGTCTGAACTTTATTGCTGAAGTCTTCTTCCAAACCGAGTATACCATGTTCAAGAGCCAGAAGGAAACTTAGATGAACCGAGTGTTTTTGCAGTGTATCTTTAAGTGTAAAGGGATCTCTTCCTATACCGGAAGGGTTGGTTACGAGAGCGATTTTTTTTTCTTTTAAGCTCGGAATGGTTTCTTTATAGAAACGATGAATCGATTCTTTGATATTGGACTCGGAAGGGTGCTTTTTTAGGACGGGAACATATTTGTATTCGTATTTGACCTCTACTTTGGTTACAATTTTGGGTTCTACTACAGCAGGTTTTGTAATGCAGGTTCCGAGAGATATTTGTATTAAAAGGAAAAACAGGGTTTGGAAAAAAATTTTAAAATTTATATTCATATACTACCCTAAATGATTAGATTACAGGGATTCCAACTTCAGAGATGACACATTTTTTAGAACTTTCTGAAATATATTCCTTTATATTCCCGATAGAAAAGGTCCCGTTATGGAGTTTGATAACCTGGTTTACTACGGAAAGGCCGAGACCCATTCCAAACTTTTCGACTTCATAAAAATCTTCCACCGGGGGCATTAAACGTAAAAAGGGTTTTAAAAGCAGCTTTTCTTGCTCTTCGGTTATCGTTCCCATTTTATCA from Leptospiraceae bacterium carries:
- a CDS encoding M48 family metalloprotease, whose product is MKQLYTTILILFLGLQFTNCERTVNLIFSDKDDVKIGASIDKEIRRNKRKYRIFNGWKIRNYVQEITNTLLKSPAIKKKKVYPYRVNILDDDKTINAFCTPGGFIYVYTGLLKILPNEASLAAVLAHEIAHAEKRHARQRMLSSIGISLILSIILQDTSSVLVEMGTRFAGNLALLTNSRFDEMESDKMAFLYLKDSPYYPGAMSFFFDIVRDKKNRGGVVGKAIQGMLSTHPLPDKRLRENAKRIKKAGLKEPEENQLFSKRYQRMLKQYLLHDEI
- a CDS encoding DUF2797 domain-containing protein — protein: MLEGYLRMMGFEETQPLTYYLNYVTYSGNGKQKEEANLQTSEFSLNSLLGKKVQFYLSGLIRCVDCGRSTKKAFGNSCYSCFIRLAKNDTCMVHPETCHFLHGTCREPDWGKENCIKKHTIYLANTSGLKVGITREEPPTKRWVDQGAIQAIPILEVKDRKTAGEIEKFLANSLNDKTSWQKMIGGKPEELNLSELRRVNLEKLPDILLKEKKAKVQNKKETSLEYPVIDYKSKKVSYKPGKILEDELIGIKGQYLLFRTCVINLRTYSGYHFTLSF
- a CDS encoding hybrid sensor histidine kinase/response regulator, with the protein product MRLSTEEGILIIDDNPLNLSVLGQTLKEAGFKVTIANSGKSGIYAAQKQMPELILLDIQMPEMDGFETCKLLKEDEKTKQIPIIFLTAFNNKSQIVQGFEYGAVDYITKPFDKNEVISRIKNHICIYKLQSEIKYKNTVLTTLLEKEKELNKIRTNFISIVSHDLKTPLAVINTANEFIREEYSNLPNFNLHYNDLISKSIKKINSILNRASIFSLANSSQVVLTYRNTNLKDFCQNMINEFLFSQSNKERIEFICEGENFNYSIDSNIVYHIFSNIISNALKYSNENTSIICTLKETGTGFIFSVKDKGVGISKEDQEKIFEDYFRGSNTSSINGTGIGLAIVKKLTHLHGGRLEVESKINEGTCFRIIIDADTLMDS
- the surE gene encoding 5'/3'-nucleotidase SurE, giving the protein MNILLTNDDGIEAPGIRSLFNCVSGNKVFVAPHEAKSGCGHQVSTGRDFQIEKRTETEFAIHGTPADCVRLFPFLLKDKIDWVLSGINAGGNLGVDLYISGTAAAAREAAILGYNAIAISQRIRDKNPINWEMSERYTKQVLSELMNKPLAEKTFWNVNLPHIFSGEKEPKIVYCTASKLPLDMNYVIKGSRALYRGDYAKRPRETGSDVDVCFSGNIAVSLIEI
- a CDS encoding DUF1343 domain-containing protein, with amino-acid sequence MNINFKIFFQTLFFLLIQISLGTCITKPAVVEPKIVTKVEVKYEYKYVPVLKKHPSESNIKESIHRFYKETIPSLKEKKIALVTNPSGIGRDPFTLKDTLQKHSVHLSFLLALEHGILGLEEDFSNKVQTQDKILEVPAYHVYRLKRKQLQALLKEVDAVVFDVQGMGIRCYTYLTVLKRIMDVLSEKTELIVLDHIPPGLSLGIRGDTLEKPYKNFAAEFPLPFITGLSIGEAALYYNHEFLASRVKLKVLKVENYKRNIPYEASGLPWYTPSPNLPGLESARNYYSLVLLEGTNLSVGRGTQAPFIYFGAPYLKKASEIAAELNKNAKGDFFFQSVFFKPAFGPYKGEICFGMKLSIFKNDYDPIQLSYELIKTIKKYHPEEFQWREFSGKFFLDNLWGNPGFRKSIDANLAYDSFYEVFAKKEKLYQENVKKYYLYPEK
- a CDS encoding SpoIIE family protein phosphatase encodes the protein MLSIIKNFSILFFFTIYFFLYFHIEANNTFKIEDSFIFRNLSQDIRLSFEDKEKKPFSIEPESFFQSGSDFPPGLKSDKGSIFKKLIDNPCWIQFSFIENRKNLSPLYLELGWSAIDKIEVYYRNKEGTFIKKESGDLFPFYQREIPEPGFIFRIPSYKQKKQDVLLRIQSKGSVPISLKLYNHATFTELKSQKTLMHGIFYGTLLAMFLYNCFIYIRLQDKAYLYYNLYVFSILFTTLILDGYSYKYFWPTKPSLQNNTLLFFINLSLSFASLFCISFLNLSNLYTKAYTFLKAYTFFSFIFAVISLFTYKFYFTILIFFSIFIFLILLSFAIYQKFRYKKEPNKKFFALAWIFYSIGIVLFISWHLGLVPDYTIFSHGLHLGAVLETLLLGFALADKIDLILKEKKVAQIEALENLQRIQILKAEVTQQLEEKVEQRTRLIKIQQLELEKQIDLAQRIHNTLLPKKIPETNHFELFHNFRPMMKLGGDFLDFRYNRLRQKLNLFICDVCGHGIGAAFLAVMVKMTLDADESKEENPAKILKDLHEHLDANLAGNFITAMACHIDLRRGRLQLASAGHPPAILFQSGEEYQLIKPKGKLITSGITPNCENSKIKLTDNSLLLLYTDGLVEVRNKQDELFSETNLANLVAGNLDKSLPEISELIMEELESFCPGSLSSPEDDISYILFRYKK